The genomic stretch CCACCCCCACCACGGCCTCCACCGGGATCGGCCCGTACACGTGCGGGAACTCCTCGCCACCGGGCTCGGCCGCCTCGTAGCGCACGGGCACGGCGAGCCGGTCGGGGTCGACCACCAGGACCACGAGGTCGTCCAGATCCGCGTAGAAGGCCGCCGCGGTGCGCGGGAGTTGGGTGCGCGTGGAGCAGTGGATGAACCCCTCCTGCTGGAGGGTCCTGCCGCGCGTCGAGATCTCGTACACGCCCTGCGCACGGGCCGCGTCCCACTGGTACCGCTGGGTGAGATGCAGGATCGGATCGCTCATGCGTTCACATTACGGTCCCAGCCGCGCCGCCCGCCCTCGCAGATACCGCTGTTCGGGCAGGCTCATGGTCTGCTCGGCCGCCGACTCGTAGGCGGCCCGCGCCTCCTCGTAGGCCCCGGCCCGCTCCAGCAGATGCCCCCGTACGGCGTCCCGCCGGTGCCCCAGCTCCCCCTCCAGCGCGTCCACTTCGGCGAGCCCTGCCGCGGGCCCGCGCACCATGGCGACGGCAACCGCGCGGTTCAGGCGCTCGACGGGCCCGGGGACGAGGCCCACCAGCACGTCGTACAGGCCGAGGATCTCCCGCCAGTCCGTGGCGTCCGCACTGGGTGCCTCGTCGTGCACGGCGGCGATGGCGGCGCGCAGTTGGTAGGGGCCGGCGGGGCCGGTGGACAGGGCGTGGGTGATCAGGGCGACGCCCTCCTCGATCGCGGCCTTGTCCCAGCGGTCGCGGTCCTGTTCGTCGAGGGGCACCAGATCGCCCTTCGGTCCGGTGCGGGCGTCGCGGCGGGCGTCGGTGAGCAGCATCAGGGCGAGCAGTCCGGTCACCTCGCCGGTGTCCGGGAGCAGCCTGTGGACCATCCGGGCCAGCCGGATCGCCTCGCCCGCCAGTTCGCGCCGCTGGAGGCTCGCGCCGGAGGTCGCCGTATAGCCCTCGTTGAAGACCAGGTAGAGGGTGTGCAGTACGGCGGGCAGCCGGTCCGCCCAGTTGTCGGGGCGGTCGAAGCCCACCCCGCGCACCTTCTGCTTGGCCCGGCTGATCCGCTGGGCCATGGTCGCCTCGGGCACCAGATAGGCGCGGGCGATCTCCGCCGTGGTCAGACCGCCGACCGCGCGCAGGGTGAGCGCGATCTGCGCGGGCGGGGTCAGATCGGGGTGGCAGCACAGGAAGAGCAGGGAGAGCGAGTCGTCCTCGCGGGGCGCGCGGTCCGCACCGGAGGCGAGGCGCTCCCCGAGGGCCAGCGCCTTCTCCTCCCGCGCCCGCCGGGCGTCCTCCGCCCGCAGCGCGTCCATCAGCCGCCGCGAGGCCACCTTTATCAGCCACCCGCGCGGGTTGTCCGGCACCCCGGCCGAGGGCCACTGCCCGGCCGCGGCGAGCAGCGCCTCCTGTACGGCGTCCTCGGCGGCGTCGAAATGGCCGTACCGGCGCACGAGCGCACCGAGGACCTGCGGCGCGTTGTCGCGCAGCAGGTCCTCGACGGTGGCGCTCACGGGGTCAGACGTCTCCGGTGCCCTCGCCGATGGGCCGGATGACCACCGGGTAGACGGGCGCCCCGGCGGGCTGGGGGCACTCGAGGACGCGGGCGGCGATCTCGGTGACGCGCTCCAGGCTCGCGCAGTCCAGGACCCAGTAGCCGGCCAGCAGCTCCTTGGTCTCGCCGTACGGGCCATCGGTGATGACGGGCTTGCCGTCCGCGCCGAGGCTGACGTGCCGGGTGCGGGCGGGCTCGACCAGGCCCTGGGCATCGACCAGTTCGCCGCTCTCGGCGAGGTCGTCGTTGATCGCACCCATGAACGCGAACATCGCCTGGATGTCCTGCTCGGTCCAGGCCGGCGAGTTCTCCGAGGCCCTGCCCTTCTGGGCCTCGTAGTCCGCCTGGCTGCCCTGCACCATGACCAGATACTTCATGACTGGCTCCTTCGTCTCGCACCGCCCCTGCGGGCGGCTCTCACAGGGGACGTCGGAGCCGGGGACGCGTTCTCGACATGGTCGGCACGACGTTTTCCAGGAATCGCTGTTCTCCCAGGAATCGCTCGGGTTTCAGGGACCGCTCGCGGCGGGTTCCTCGGGTTCCTCCCGGCGCTCGGGCTGCTGCTGGGGCTCATGGTGGGGGCGGCGCCGGTGATGGTGGTGGTGCTCCTGCGGCTCCTCCTCGGTGCCGGGCACCACGAACGCCTCGCACTGGGGGTTCCGGCACGGGCCGGCCACCCAGCGCGGAACCCATGCGCCCAGCGTCTTGTGGCGCCGGACGACCGTTTCGACGGACTGTCCGCAGACGGGACAGGCGTGTTCTTCGCTGTCCATGTCCTCAGGGTAGGCCGGTCAGCGCTTCCGTGCGTAGGTGCGGACAAGCACTCCGTTACCGAACGTGCGGATCCCCTCCAGAGCGAAGTCGGTGACGGCGAACCCGGCGCCGAACATCGGCATGCCCGCGCCGTACACCTGCGGATAGGTCTTGATCACCAACTCGTCGATCTCGTCGAGCAGTTCGCCCGCGACCTGGGAGCCTCCGCAGAGCCAGATGCCGAGGTCGCTCTCCTCGGCCTTCAGCTCGCGGATCCGGCCGACCAGGTCGTCCTCGATCACGGTGACGTTCGGGTCCTTCGAGGGGCCGAGGGAGCGCGAGGCGACGTACTCGCGCAGATGGCCGTACGGGCTGGTGACGCCCATGTCGAGGGCGAGCTGGTAGCTGGCGCGGCCCTGGATCACCGTGTCGAAGTGCAGGTTCTCGGCGTCCTTGAGGCCGAGCTGTTCGCGGCCCTGGACGGCGACGGTCTCCGGCCAGGTGGAGCCGAGATAGCCGAGGAACTCCTCGTCCAGGTAGGCGAACATCGAGGTGGCGTCGCCGTTCGGGTCGCCGATGAAGCCGTCGATGGAGCAGGCGACGAAGTACGTGAGCTTTCGCAAGCCGGTCTCTTTCCGTAGGCTGGGTTGTGAACCACTCTAGTTGTAGTACTTCGGTTGTAGTGGTTGCAAGCCCATTCGGGGACCGAATTGAAGTGGGAGAGGAGATTCCGCATTGGCCAGGAATCCGGAGCGCCGGGCCGCTCTCGTGGACGCCGGGGTGGAGGTGCTGGCGCGGGAAGGGGCGCGCGGGCTGACGTTCCGCGCGGTGGACTCCGAGGCGGGGGTGCCGGTGGGCACCGCCTCCAACTACTTCACCGGCCGCGACGACCTGCTCCGCCAGATCGACGCGCGGCTGCACACCCGGCTGGCGCCCGACCCCGCGGTCATCGCCGAGCTGCTGGAGCGCCCCAGGGACCGGGCGCTGGTCACGGCGTTCATGCACGACCTGATGGGCCGCGCGACCCGCGACCGCACCGGCTATCTGGCGCTGCTGGAGATGCGCCTGGAGGCCACCCGCCGGCCCGAACTGCGCGACTCCTACACCAAGTCCGTGCGCGGTGACCTGACCGAGGGCATGGACTTCCACCGGAACGCCGGTCTCCCCGGCGGCGACGAGACCGTCACGGTGCTCTATCTCGCCATGCTCGGCCTGATCCTCGAGCACCTGACCCTGCCGGGGGTGCTGGACGGAGTACTGCCGGGGGTGGGCGTTCCGGAGGGTCTGATCGAACGGATCGTGGAGACGGTGGTGCCTCAGGCCTGACGCGGCGGTCCTAGCTTGCGGTGGCCCGGGGCTCGCGCCACATCGGGAACATCGGCGGGCCGTCGGGCAGTTCGAGGGGGCTGCCGAGGAGTTCGAAGCCGAGCCGCTCGTACAGCCTCCGGCTACGGGCGCTGCTCGCCTCCAGGTACGCGGGGACGCCGTCGTCGTCACAGCGGTCGAGTACGGAGCCGATGAGCGCGCCGCCGAGCCCCTCGCCCTGTCGGCCGGGCCGGACGCCGATCATCCACAGGTACTCATGGGCCCGCTCGGCGGGGTGGATCTCCGCGGTGAGCCTTCCGATCAACTCGACCCGCTCGTTCGCCGGATCGACGGCCTCCCGCACCAGCGCTGGCCCGTCGTCGTCCTCGTCGTGCTCCCCGGCGGGCGTCGGCATCCACAGCGCGCAGGCCGAGCCGTCCTCGGTCAGGTCGATCCGCCCCGCGTCGAGCACTATGTCGGTGAAGGCCGCCATGAGGCGGTGGTGGGTCGCCCGGCGGTACTCGGCGCCGGGGAACACCCAGCCGCTGACCGGATCGTCCTGGAACGCCTCGTCCAACAGCCCCACGACCAGCTCCCGATCAGCCCCGGTCGCCGTCCGGATCACCACACCCATGTCCCGCCCCTTCGTCTCAATCGGCCTTGATCGTATGGGGGTTGGGGGGTGGGTGGCGCAGGGCGGCCGAAGTTTGTCGGGATTCCGCACTGACAGGCATCCGGCGTATCAACGGGCCCCGCACACCGTGGGGATGTGCGGGACCCGTCCGGCCGGAGCCGGTGGCCGTGCGGGGTCAGGAGCCGCGCGGCCACCGGTCCGGGGTCTACGTGGTGCGCCGGGTGACGAACTCGGCCAGGGCCAGCAGGCCGCCCGCCGACTCCGGTTCGGGCACCGCGCGGGCCAGCTCCTGCATGGCGCGGGCCATCCGGTCGGCGGCCTGGACCTGCGCCCAGTCCCGCCCGCCCGCCTGCTCCACCGCCAGCGCGGTACGCGCGGTCTCCTCCTCCGCCGCCATCCCGCCCTTGCCGTACGGCACT from Streptomyces davaonensis JCM 4913 encodes the following:
- a CDS encoding DUF952 domain-containing protein, whose amino-acid sequence is MSDPILHLTQRYQWDAARAQGVYEISTRGRTLQQEGFIHCSTRTQLPRTAAAFYADLDDLVVLVVDPDRLAVPVRYEAAEPGGEEFPHVYGPIPVEAVVGVEPWR
- a CDS encoding RNA polymerase sigma factor, with the translated sequence MSATVEDLLRDNAPQVLGALVRRYGHFDAAEDAVQEALLAAAGQWPSAGVPDNPRGWLIKVASRRLMDALRAEDARRAREEKALALGERLASGADRAPREDDSLSLLFLCCHPDLTPPAQIALTLRAVGGLTTAEIARAYLVPEATMAQRISRAKQKVRGVGFDRPDNWADRLPAVLHTLYLVFNEGYTATSGASLQRRELAGEAIRLARMVHRLLPDTGEVTGLLALMLLTDARRDARTGPKGDLVPLDEQDRDRWDKAAIEEGVALITHALSTGPAGPYQLRAAIAAVHDEAPSADATDWREILGLYDVLVGLVPGPVERLNRAVAVAMVRGPAAGLAEVDALEGELGHRRDAVRGHLLERAGAYEEARAAYESAAEQTMSLPEQRYLRGRAARLGP
- a CDS encoding YciI family protein encodes the protein MKYLVMVQGSQADYEAQKGRASENSPAWTEQDIQAMFAFMGAINDDLAESGELVDAQGLVEPARTRHVSLGADGKPVITDGPYGETKELLAGYWVLDCASLERVTEIAARVLECPQPAGAPVYPVVIRPIGEGTGDV
- a CDS encoding dihydrofolate reductase family protein, producing MRKLTYFVACSIDGFIGDPNGDATSMFAYLDEEFLGYLGSTWPETVAVQGREQLGLKDAENLHFDTVIQGRASYQLALDMGVTSPYGHLREYVASRSLGPSKDPNVTVIEDDLVGRIRELKAEESDLGIWLCGGSQVAGELLDEIDELVIKTYPQVYGAGMPMFGAGFAVTDFALEGIRTFGNGVLVRTYARKR
- a CDS encoding TetR/AcrR family transcriptional regulator, with product MARNPERRAALVDAGVEVLAREGARGLTFRAVDSEAGVPVGTASNYFTGRDDLLRQIDARLHTRLAPDPAVIAELLERPRDRALVTAFMHDLMGRATRDRTGYLALLEMRLEATRRPELRDSYTKSVRGDLTEGMDFHRNAGLPGGDETVTVLYLAMLGLILEHLTLPGVLDGVLPGVGVPEGLIERIVETVVPQA
- a CDS encoding GNAT family N-acetyltransferase translates to MGVVIRTATGADRELVVGLLDEAFQDDPVSGWVFPGAEYRRATHHRLMAAFTDIVLDAGRIDLTEDGSACALWMPTPAGEHDEDDDGPALVREAVDPANERVELIGRLTAEIHPAERAHEYLWMIGVRPGRQGEGLGGALIGSVLDRCDDDGVPAYLEASSARSRRLYERLGFELLGSPLELPDGPPMFPMWREPRATAS